One region of Oryza sativa Japonica Group chromosome 5, ASM3414082v1 genomic DNA includes:
- the LOC9266127 gene encoding uncharacterized protein — MLDCLWGTIDPGGVAVELHEDRMALDAICSAVPVEMISTLATKETTKAAWNCIKTMRVGKPSAQKLRSEYEALAFRDGVSVEDIAMRLNTIVTQLSTLGDPEPDDKVVEKYLCVARPRFSQLALSMKHCSTSPLCPWRRSLDASRRLRTLASRRPRPYQVAAASSISPKKSGLNVTRKRNRRRRRAMAEATPVASAAAGKGAMVVVVATTLARCARRTSAVIVANLATGPNIAGANQSRSKRTWPRRRMSPRSCS, encoded by the coding sequence ATGCTTGACTGCTTGTGGGGCACCATTGATCCGGGAGGGGTCGCAGTGGAGCTCCATGAAGATCGAATGGCGTTGGACGCCATTTGCAGCGCCGTCCCCGTCGAGATGATCTCGACGCTAGCGACCAAGGAGACGACGAAGGCAGCGTGGAACTGCATCAAGACCATGCGCGTAGGCAAGCCGAGTGCACAGAAGCTGCGCTCCGAGTACGAGGCTCTCGCGTTCCGCGACGGGGTGTCGGTCGAGGACATCGCCATGCGGCTCAACACCATCGTGACGCAGCTGTCCACGTTGGGCGACCCTGAGCCGGACGACAAGGTTGTCGAGAAGTACCTTTGTGTCGCTCGGCCTAGGTTCTCACAACTCGCTCTTTCCATGAAACATTGCTCGACATCTCCACTTTGTCCCTGGAGGAGGTCACTGGACGCCTCAAGGCGGCTGAGGACTCTGGccagtcgtcgtcctcgtccttaCCAGGTGGCAGCGGCAAGCTCTATCTCACCGAAGAAGAGTGGCTTGAACGTCACAAGAAAAAGGAACAGGAGGCGAAGAAGGGCAATGGCGGAGGCAACACCCGTGGCAAGCGCCGCGGCGGGCAAGGGTGCAatggtagtggtggtggcgaCAACGCTAGCCCGGTGCGCAAGAAGGACAAGTGCCGTAATTGTGGCAAACTTGGCCACTGGGCCAAATATTGCAGGAGCAAACCAAAGCAGGAGCAAGCGCACGTGGCCCAGGAGGAGGATGAGCCCACGCTCATGCTCATGA